From the genome of Gammaproteobacteria bacterium:
TCGATCCAGCAGCAGACGCCCCGGCATTTTCCCCCATAATCCGGCCTGCCGCCGCAGCCGGATTTGCGGAGGACGCGCTCGAGTCAGCGGACGGTTTTGCCGTAGCCGTATTTTTTGATTCGGATTTTTTCACTATTGCCAGTGCCCTGGATGGTCAAACAATGCCCATTTTGGCGATTATACTCATTATCCGATTTGTCGCGCCGCGATTGGCCTCCACCACCGCCGCTGCCGCCCGCCCCCGCACCCGCCTTGCCAGGGGGTCGCTCAACAAGCGCATTACGGCCTGGGCAAGCATCGTCGCATCAGTAACCGACTCCAGCCCCCCCGCCTCCTTCAGTAAGTGCCGCGCTTCGACGAAATTGAACGCATAAGGACCGCACAACACCGGCAATCCCAGCGCCGCCGGCTCAAGCAAATTATGGCCGCCGGTGGGCACAAGACTGCCGCCTACAAAGGCGACATCCGCCGCTGCGTAAAACAAGATCAGCCTGCCCAAGACATCGACGACATGCACGGCTGAATCCCCGCTCTCCTCCGATCGGCTGTGGCGCTGCACCCTGAAGCCCCGTCGTTCCGCGATTGTCGTCACTGCTGCGGCGCGGTTGGAGTGGCGTGGGACCAATATGAGCAGGCAATCGGGATATCGTCTCCGTATCTGCCCATGCGCGGCAAGGACGATTTCCTCCTCTCCGGCATGGGTGCTGGCGGCGATCCACACAGGCCGCGCAGCGGCGTTTCTCTCACGCCACTCGCGACCAAGTTTTATCGCGTCCGGATCCAGCGGCTGATCATATTTGAGGTTGCCGGTCACCGTGATTTGAGCAGCCCCCAAGGTCTGCAGGCGTACGGCGTCTTCCACGGTTTGCGCGGCGGCGGTCACCGCAGACAACATGGCGTGTGTGAGTGACGCAAAGCGGGCATAGCCGCGCGCCGAGATCGCCGACAATCGGGCATTAGCCAGCAGCACCGGCACGCGACGTCCAGCGCAAGCAGCGAGCAGGTTGGGCCACAACTCGGTTTCCATCAGCACGCACAACGCCGGCCGGGTGCGCACAAGAAAGCGAGCGACAGCGCCCGGAACATCGAAAGGCATGTAGGCATGCGTCACGACGCCACCCAGTTTCTGCCGGACCATATCGGCACCGGTCGGTGTCATCGTTGTGATCAAAATCCGATGATTGGGATATTTCGATTGCAGCGCGTTGATGAGTGGCAACGCCGCCAGGAATTCGCCAACGGATACGGCATGTATCCACAGGGTGATTGCTCCAGGCGGCGAATAAGGCGCAAACCCGAAGCGCTCCGGCAGGCGCCGCCAATAACCGCGATGACGCCAGCCAAGGAAACCCAGGCGCAAAAGCAGGAATGGCAGCGCGAGATAAAACGACAGCGTGTAAAGCAGACGCCAGATGCGCGCGGTCATTACCCCGTCACGCCCGGACGAACTCGGGGCGCGTGCGCAGCCAGTCAAGATAAGCCGGCACCCCCTCTTCCACGGTCTTGAAGACGCCGGTGTAGCCGGCGGCGCGCAGCCGTGTGAGATCAGCCTGCGTATGGCTCTGGTAACTGCCGCGCAGGGCGTCCGGGAAGGGAATATATTCAATTTCACCGCGTTGATGCAGGCTCAATACGGCGCGTGCGACTTCATTGAACGTCTGGCTGCGGCCGGTGCCGACGTTATAAATCCCCGATGGCGCACCGGCCTGCGCGAACCACAACGTGGCGGCCACCACGTCATCGACATGGACGAAATCACGGCACTGCTCGCCATCGGCAAAGCCATCACCGCCGCAAAATAGCCTCACCGTTCCCTGCTCCAGCACCTGTCTGTGGAAATGCCAGACCACGCTGGCCATTGCGCCCTTGTGCGACTCCCGCGGACCATAGACGTTGAAGTAGCGCAGCCCGAAGACTGGGGGCGCATCCTTGCGGGCCAGTTGGCGGCGAACATGTTGATCAAAGGCAAATTTGGAGAAGCCATAAGCGTTGAGCGGTGCCTCGTGCTCGCGTGTCTCGGCAAACTTGCGGCCCGCGCCGTAGACCGAGGCGCTGGAGGCGTATATCAGGCGGATGTTGCGTTCCATGCAGTAGCGCAGCACCGCCTTGGAGTAGCTGTAGTTGTTGCGCATGAGATGGCGGCCATCCTGTTCCGTGGTGTTGGTACAGGCCCCCAGATGGAATATTGCCTCGATGCCGTCGGGCACTTCCGTGCCCCACTGGATGTGTTCCAGAAACTCATCCTTGTCCATGTAATCCAGCCAGTTGCAATCGATCAGGTTGCGGAACTTGCGGCCGTGATGAAGATTGTCGACGATCAGGATGTCATCGCGTCCCCGCGCGTTCAGGGCGCGAACCAGATTGGAGCCGATGAAACCGGCGCCGCCGGTGACGATGATCATCGTCCGGCCTTTTTGGATGTTGGCGCGGAGGATAATGCGCCGATCAGGTCCGAGCTGGAGCAGCCGGGCACATAGTCGAGGATCACCACCTGGCCGCCGTGCGCCCGCACGGACCCACCGCCAGCCACCTCTTCAGGGCGGTAATCGCCGCCCTTGACCAGCACCTCCGGCAATACACGGTTAATCAGCCGCTCCGGCGTGTCTTCGGTGAACGGCACCACCCAGTCGACTGCGGACAATGCCGCCAGCACCTGCATGCGTTGCGCAAGCTTGTTGATAGGACGGCCATCGCCCTTCAGCCGTCGCACCGAGTCATCGTCGTTCACCGCGACTATCAAACGATCGCCATGCTGCCGCGCCTTCGCAAGATACTGCACATGGCCGGCGTGCAAAATGTCGAAACAACCGTTGGTCATGACAATGCGCTCGCCGCGCAGCCGCGCGCCGCGGAGTTCTTCGAGCAATTCCGTCTCGTTCAGCACTCCGGAGCGTGCCTGAGCCTCGCCATGCAATTCCGCCTCCAGTTCCCGGGTCGTGACCGTCGCCGCGCCGAGCTTGCCGACGACAATACCGGCGGCGGCGTTCGCGAACCTGATCGCCTGCAACAGATCCTTGCCCGCGGCCAGGGCGGCGGCCAGCACTGCGCACACGGTGTCGCCGGCGCCGGTGACATCGTAGACATCGCGGGTGCGCGCCGGCAGCAACACCACCTCGTCCTGCGCCGGCACCAGGGCCATGCCATGCTCACCGCGCGTCACCAGCACCGCCTCGAATTGATGCCGTACGCATAACTCACGCGCGTGACGCTCGATGGTTGCGTCATCGCCACACACGCCGACAACTGCTTCGAATTCCTTCAGGTTGGGCGTGATCACCGTGGCGCCGCGATAACGCGAAAAATCGACGCCCTTGGGGTCGGCGACCACCGGTCGCCCGGCCTTGCGGGCCAGTGCGATCAACGCCGCGGGATCCGCCAAACATCCCTTGGCATAATCCGACAACACCATCGCCTGAACATCGGGCATGGCATGGGCCACCTCGGATCGCACGCCGTCCCAATCCACGTGAGGATTACCATCTTCAAAATCGAGGCGGATGAGCTGCTGATGCTGGCTCAGCACCCGCAACTTGACGATGGTTTGCATATCCGGCGACTGCAGAAGACGATCGTCAATGTCCTGATCGTTCAAAAGTGTTTTCAATACATGCGCCGCGTCGTCTTTGCCGGTCAGGCCGATGAGTGTCACCGCTGCACCAAGGCTGCGGATGTTGAGCGCAACGTTGGCGGCGCCGCCCGGTCGTTCATCCCCGGCATCGATAATCCGCACGATGGGAACCGGCGCCTCCGGCGAGATGCGTGCCGTGTTGCCGTGCCAGTACCGGTCGAGCATCACATCGCCGACCACCAGTACGCGCGCGGCAGCGAATAATGTATTCAGATAATCCATGAAATTCCTAAGGTTATCCCCAGTTGCGCCGAAGGTTGCGCGGCCCCGCAGTTTATCACAAGCTAAGCATATTTCCGGACGCAGACCGTCATGCTCAGACACCCGTTTTTCACGCTGTTGCTTGCCGCCGCACCGCTGATCGCCGCGGCTGCCGAAGACGTCGTGCCTGAATATACCGCGACCTACGCCGTCGCCCTCGACAATTCGCCCGCCGGCACCCTGGTGCGAACGCTACGCCGTGATGCTGGCGGCAGTTATCTTTTTGAATCAGAAACCAAAGCCACACAGGGATGGTACAGCCTGCTGGGATTGGCCATTCAGGAAAAGAGCGCCTGGACGCTGGAGGCGGGTCAACTGCGCCCGTTGAACTACAGTTACCAGCAATCCGGGCCGGGGGGACGCGACCTGACCATGGAGTTCGATTGGCAGAAAGGCACCTTGCGGCAACACGGCGGCAAGCATGAACGCGACACGCCACTCGTTCCTCACCTGCTGGACAGATTACTGTATCAATACGCCCTGACGCGCGATCTGACATCCGGCAATCCGGTGCTGGACTATGTGGTCGCCGAGGACGGCAAAATAAAAACCTATCACCTGCGGCGCGCCGGCGGGGAAACGCTGGCCACGCCGTTGGGCAATCTGGAAACGATCCGCATCGAACGGCGCAAAGAGGACAGCAAACGGATGACTACACTATGGTGCGCCCCGGCGCTGCATTATTTGCCTGTGCGCCTCGATCACATCGAAAAAAACGGTCAGCAAACTTCGGCACTGATCCAGTCGCTCAGCACTATGGAGCCACCGCCCCTGGCCATAGGAAAGTGAACGACATCGACGGCAACTCCGGTTTAGCTGCCGCCCCCTTCTTTCAGCAGCTTGATGAGCGTGTCGGTCGGAAAGTAATGCCCCAGAAGTTCACCCTTGTCCGACATCACCGCAGGAGTTCCTTGTACGCCCAACGCAAGGCCCAGATCGAACTCATCCTTGACGGGATTGGGACAGACCGCCGGGGGCGGCTTGTTGCCCAGCTTGGCCTGGGTGAGCGCCTGCCGTTTGTCCGCCGAGCACCAGACCGACACCATGTCATTGTAGGTTGGGGAATTCACCCCCGCGCGCGGGAATGCCAGGTAATGCACGGCAATGCCGGCATCGGTGATTTTCTGGATATCCTTGTGCATCCGCCGGCAATACGCGCAATCCGTATCGGTGAACACATAGATGCTGTATTCGGGCTTGCCCTTGGGTAGAAAATCAATGGTCTTGCCAGCCATCGCATGCAGGGCGCTGGCACGAGCGGCCAGCCGCGGCGCCTCACTCAAGTCGCGGTTTTCCTTCAAATCCATCAGGCTGCCGTTGTAGAAGGCATAGTGGGCGTCGGCGGACACGTAGAGCAGGCGCGGGCCCAGCGTCACTTCATACCATCCCGGCACCGGCGCGGGATTTACGTTGGTCACTTTCGCGTTGTCAACCATGGAATCCAGTTGCCGGGCTATCCCCTGGCGCACGGCGGCATCATCCGCCGCCTGCACCACCCCTGCGACTGCCAAACCGGACAGCAAACCGATGGTTTTTGTGAACAACTTCATGGTAATGCTCCTCAAACGAGATGACCGCTGCATTCAAGTATAGCGTGAGACCCGCGATATCGCGCAGTGTTCCGCACCGGCGCCACACCCGGTAATACGGCAATCAGCCGGATTTGCGATAGGGGCAATTATTCTTACGGCAACTGCCATACAGCACCAGCGAATGATCGGCCAGGTCAAACCCGGAGCGCTTGACGATGTCCCGCTGCCGTTGCTCGATCACGTCGTCGACAAATTCCTCAATGCGCCCGCATTGCATACAAACGATATGATCATGGTGGTGGCCTTGATTAATTTCGAACACCGCCTGCCCACCTTCGAAATGATGGCGGGTCACGAGGCCCGCGGCTTCGAACTGCGTCAACACACGGTAGATGGTCGCCAGTCCAACATCTTCACCGGCGTCCAGCAGCTGCTTGTAGACATCCTCCGCGCTCACGTGCCGGTGCGGCGTACGCTCAAGAATTTCAAGGATGCGCAGACGCGGCAAGGTCGCCTTCAAGCCTGCCTTTTTCAACTCATGTGGATCCATACCGTCATCTCATGCTTCGATTATGAGCGGCCTGCGCCGCGGGACACGATGATGAAACCCGCCGCCGGTGCAGTATAGCTTAATTCCGTCCCCCCCGGCCTGACTGTACAATGGAACTTAGGATCACCTGGGCTCTCGAAAGTGCATAATTCCACCCTTGATTTCTTGGGCTTCAACATGTCGGGCATGTAAGATGGCGGCCACAATGACCATGCGCAACGTTCCCACGGCCCTCTGCTTGCTTGTCCCGCTCACGGTGACGGGATGCAATTACACAAAAATACCCACGCCCGCCGATTTGCCGATTGTCTACAAGATCGACGTTCAGCAGGGCAACGTGGTGACTCAGGATATGCTGGCCAAGCTGCAACCCGGCATGGATAAATCCAAGGCGCGCTTCATCATGGGCACACCGCTGGTCGTCGACGTTTTTCACCAGAATCGATGGGATTACCTCTACACCTTGCAGGAGCGGGGTGGCGAGATCAAACAACGGCGGGTCTCGCTGTTTTTCAAAGACGACAAACTGGATCACATCGAGGGTGACGTCAAGCCGGCCAGCGGCGAAATTGCGGTCCAGGAACGCAGAAGCGATACAGTGAATGTGCCCGAACAAGAAAAAACCCTGCTGGCAAGGATGAAGGACAAGATGGGCGGTTCGGATAAAAAGCAGGAAACCGCCGCAGCTGCGGAGACAAAGACACCCGCGGCGGGCGGACCCTCCGCCCCGGCGGAGACCGCAACGGCTGAAGCGGCATCCAAATCAACGCCAGCCAACACTGCCGTCGCGGCCGAATCCGGCAGCGGGGCCCGGACATCCGCCAATCCGGCGGAGTCTGAGATTAAAACCCAGACTGCGGCCTCAGATAAAACCGTTGCCGCGAAAACCACGGAGGTCACCATCCCCGAGGATGCGCCGCGCCCTCCGGAGAAGAGTTTCTTCCGCAAGCTCCTTGAGAAAGTGGGGGTGGGCGATAATGAGGGTGGTAGTTACGAGCCCTCCGATCCCAGATACAAAGATCCCACGAATCCGGACACCTCTCCGACCGCTTCGCACTAAAGCGACCGGGGGCGGCCCCAGTTCTTAACCCATGGTGCTAGGGCTGTAAGCTGCCGAGAAAATCCTGCTTGCCCACCTCCACCCCGTTATGACGCAGGATGAGGTAGGCGGCGGTGACGTGGAAATAGACGTTCGGCAGGGCGAAGTTCAACAAGTAGGGCAATCCCTTGAACGTCATCGTCTGGCCGCGCAGCGGCAATTGGATCGTTTTGTCCTCGGTACCGTCGATCTGCTTCGGCTTGAAGGTGTTCAGATAGGCAACGGTCTTTTCGATGCGCGCCTTCAATTCCGGCAGCGTCTTTTCATCGTCTTCATATTTTGGCGGCTCAGCCCCCGACAGCCGCGCGGCGCAACCTTTGGCGATATCACCGGCAATCTGCACCTGCCGCGACAGCGGGAACATGTCGGGCGCCAGCCGCGACTGCACCAGGACATCCGGGTCAAACTTTTTTGCCTGAGCGTACTGCGCGCCTTTGTCCAGGATGGCGGAAAGGTTGGTCAACATGCGCACAAACACGGGCACGGAGGCGTTGTACATGGAAATAGTCATGGGTAACTCCTTAATTATTTGGACATTGATTTCATGCTACGCATGATCAGACACTATGGCAACATTACGGTTCCATGGGCGGGAATTATGGCGGCTAATCTTCGTGAGCGTATGTTTGTGGTGGCGGCGGACATCACCAAGCTGCAGATGGACGCCATTGTCAACGCCGCCAATGCCGCGCTACTGGGCGGCGGTGGTGTGGACGGCGCCATTCATCGCGCCGCCGGCCCACAGTTGTTGGAGGAATGCAAGGCGCTCGGCGGCTGCGAGACTGGCCATGCCAAGATCACGCGCGGCTACCGGCTGCCCTCCAAGTATGTCATCCACACCGTCGGGCCGGTCTGGGAGGGCGGTGCCAAGGGTGAGCCGGAACTGCTGGCCGCCTGCCACCGCGCCAGTCTCGCGCTGGCGCTGGAACACCGCATCCGCAAACTGGCCTTCCCCGCAATCAGTTGCGGTATTTACGGCTATCCCGCCCGCCACGCCGCGAAGATTGCGCTGGGCGAGACTGCGAGTTTCCTGACCAAACATCAGGAAGTGGAGGAAGTCACCTTCGCCTGCTTCGATGAGGATATCTTCTGGGCCTACGAGCGTGCGTTCAATGCCTTGATCTGAACCAACATTGGATATGGAGGCTCGCGCCGATCGAAGTTTCGTCACCCGAGCCTCACTCCGACTCAAAAGAGTAAGCAGGGAGGCTCCCCGCCTGGAGTAGAATTCGGCCATGCTGGAAGCACTCTGGATCGCAGCGGCCTTCATGCTTGGCCTGGCCGTCCGTCAACTCGGCCTGCCACCCTTGATCGGCTATCTGGGCGCCGGAATGCTGCTGCGCCTGCACGGTGTTCAAGCGGCGCCCGCCCTCCCCGCACTGGCGCATGCCGGTGTTCTGCTGCTGCTGTTCAGCGTCGGCCTCAAGTTGCGGCTGCGCAATCTGCTCGACCGCACCAATCTCGGCGGCGGCAGCGCACATTTGCTGCTTGTGACGCTGGCCCTCCTGCCGGTGTTGAACTTCTACGGGCAACTTCCAGCGTCCCCGGCGGTGACACTCGCCATCGCGCTGGCCTTCTCCAGCACCGTGCTGGCGGCGAAGGTGCTGGATGAACGCCGTGAGTTGCGCGCCTTCCACGGTCGCGTGTCGGTTGGCATCCTCGTCTTTCAGGACCTCGTCGCCGTGACCCTCATGTGCTACGCAGGCGGCAGCGTCCCCTCGGCCTGGAGTCTGGCTCTGCTGGCCCTCCCCCTGCTGCGCCCGCTGCTGCATGCCCTGCTGCGGGTGAGCGGCCACGATGAACTGCTGGTGTTGTTCGGCCTGCTGCTGGCGCTGGCCGGCGGCGCCGGATTTGAACGTCTGGGCCTGAGTCCGGAATTGGGCGCGCTGGCGCTGGGTATCCTCATCTCCGGCCACGACAAGGCCACGGAGCTGGGCGATGCCCTGTGGAGCGTGAAGGAGGCGTTTCTGGTCGGCTTCTTTCTGCAAATCGGCATAACCGCTCAGCCGGACTGGCAGACGCTGCTGGGCGCGCTGCTGCTGACGCTGGCCCTGCCGGTCAAGGCGGCATTGTTCTTCATCATCATGCTGCGCATGCGGCTGCGGGCGCGCAGCGCCTTTCTGGCAAGCCTGAGCCTGGCCAGCTACAGCGAGTTCGGCCTCATCGTGGCGAATAAACTGGCCGAGCGCGGCGCGCTCCCGCACGAATGGGTGTTGCTGTGCGCGCTGGCGATGGCGTTGTCATTCATTCTCGCGGCGCCGCTCAACCGCCACGCCCACGCCCTGTATGAAAAACTGGAGCACCGGCTGACGACCATGGAAAGACACGTGGAGCACGTGGACGATGAGCCGTTGTCGCTGGGTCAGGCACAAATTCTCATCATGGGCATGGGCCGCGTCGGCACCGGCGCCTATGACTTTTTAAGCAGACACGAACGCGTGGTCGGGCTGGATTCCGATCCGGGCAAGGTCGAGAAACACCGGCAACAGCACCGCCGCGTGCTGTACGCCGACGCCGAGGATCCAGGCTTCTGGACTCGCGTGCGGCTGGACAGCATCCGCGCCATATTGCTCACCATGCCCGATCCGCAGGCCAATGAAATCGCGGCGCGGCAATTGCGCCGCCGCAACTACCATGGGCTTATCAGCGCCGCGTCGCGCTATCCTGATGAGCG
Proteins encoded in this window:
- the waaA gene encoding lipid IV(A) 3-deoxy-D-manno-octulosonic acid transferase, translating into MWRLLYTLSFYLALPFLLLRLGFLGWRHRGYWRRLPERFGFAPYSPPGAITLWIHAVSVGEFLAALPLINALQSKYPNHRILITTMTPTGADMVRQKLGGVVTHAYMPFDVPGAVARFLVRTRPALCVLMETELWPNLLAACAGRRVPVLLANARLSAISARGYARFASLTHAMLSAVTAAAQTVEDAVRLQTLGAAQITVTGNLKYDQPLDPDAIKLGREWRERNAAARPVWIAASTHAGEEEIVLAAHGQIRRRYPDCLLILVPRHSNRAAAVTTIAERRGFRVQRHSRSEESGDSAVHVVDVLGRLILFYAAADVAFVGGSLVPTGGHNLLEPAALGLPVLCGPYAFNFVEARHLLKEAGGLESVTDATMLAQAVMRLLSDPLARRVRGRAAAAVVEANRGATNRIMSIIAKMGIV
- the rfaD gene encoding ADP-glyceromanno-heptose 6-epimerase, translating into MIIVTGGAGFIGSNLVRALNARGRDDILIVDNLHHGRKFRNLIDCNWLDYMDKDEFLEHIQWGTEVPDGIEAIFHLGACTNTTEQDGRHLMRNNYSYSKAVLRYCMERNIRLIYASSASVYGAGRKFAETREHEAPLNAYGFSKFAFDQHVRRQLARKDAPPVFGLRYFNVYGPRESHKGAMASVVWHFHRQVLEQGTVRLFCGGDGFADGEQCRDFVHVDDVVAATLWFAQAGAPSGIYNVGTGRSQTFNEVARAVLSLHQRGEIEYIPFPDALRGSYQSHTQADLTRLRAAGYTGVFKTVEEGVPAYLDWLRTRPEFVRA
- the fur gene encoding ferric iron uptake transcriptional regulator, with amino-acid sequence MDPHELKKAGLKATLPRLRILEILERTPHRHVSAEDVYKQLLDAGEDVGLATIYRVLTQFEAAGLVTRHHFEGGQAVFEINQGHHHDHIVCMQCGRIEEFVDDVIEQRQRDIVKRSGFDLADHSLVLYGSCRKNNCPYRKSG
- a CDS encoding DUF1993 domain-containing protein: MTISMYNASVPVFVRMLTNLSAILDKGAQYAQAKKFDPDVLVQSRLAPDMFPLSRQVQIAGDIAKGCAARLSGAEPPKYEDDEKTLPELKARIEKTVAYLNTFKPKQIDGTEDKTIQLPLRGQTMTFKGLPYLLNFALPNVYFHVTAAYLILRHNGVEVGKQDFLGSLQP
- a CDS encoding outer membrane protein assembly factor BamE; translated protein: MRNVPTALCLLVPLTVTGCNYTKIPTPADLPIVYKIDVQQGNVVTQDMLAKLQPGMDKSKARFIMGTPLVVDVFHQNRWDYLYTLQERGGEIKQRRVSLFFKDDKLDHIEGDVKPASGEIAVQERRSDTVNVPEQEKTLLARMKDKMGGSDKKQETAAAAETKTPAAGGPSAPAETATAEAASKSTPANTAVAAESGSGARTSANPAESEIKTQTAASDKTVAAKTTEVTIPEDAPRPPEKSFFRKLLEKVGVGDNEGGSYEPSDPRYKDPTNPDTSPTASH
- the hldE gene encoding bifunctional D-glycero-beta-D-manno-heptose-7-phosphate kinase/D-glycero-beta-D-manno-heptose 1-phosphate adenylyltransferase HldE, whose amino-acid sequence is MDYLNTLFAAARVLVVGDVMLDRYWHGNTARISPEAPVPIVRIIDAGDERPGGAANVALNIRSLGAAVTLIGLTGKDDAAHVLKTLLNDQDIDDRLLQSPDMQTIVKLRVLSQHQQLIRLDFEDGNPHVDWDGVRSEVAHAMPDVQAMVLSDYAKGCLADPAALIALARKAGRPVVADPKGVDFSRYRGATVITPNLKEFEAVVGVCGDDATIERHARELCVRHQFEAVLVTRGEHGMALVPAQDEVVLLPARTRDVYDVTGAGDTVCAVLAAALAAGKDLLQAIRFANAAAGIVVGKLGAATVTTRELEAELHGEAQARSGVLNETELLEELRGARLRGERIVMTNGCFDILHAGHVQYLAKARQHGDRLIVAVNDDDSVRRLKGDGRPINKLAQRMQVLAALSAVDWVVPFTEDTPERLINRVLPEVLVKGGDYRPEEVAGGGSVRAHGGQVVILDYVPGCSSSDLIGALSSAPTSKKAGR
- a CDS encoding cation:proton antiporter family protein, which gives rise to MLEALWIAAAFMLGLAVRQLGLPPLIGYLGAGMLLRLHGVQAAPALPALAHAGVLLLLFSVGLKLRLRNLLDRTNLGGGSAHLLLVTLALLPVLNFYGQLPASPAVTLAIALAFSSTVLAAKVLDERRELRAFHGRVSVGILVFQDLVAVTLMCYAGGSVPSAWSLALLALPLLRPLLHALLRVSGHDELLVLFGLLLALAGGAGFERLGLSPELGALALGILISGHDKATELGDALWSVKEAFLVGFFLQIGITAQPDWQTLLGALLLTLALPVKAALFFIIMLRMRLRARSAFLASLSLASYSEFGLIVANKLAERGALPHEWVLLCALAMALSFILAAPLNRHAHALYEKLEHRLTTMERHVEHVDDEPLSLGQAQILIMGMGRVGTGAYDFLSRHERVVGLDSDPGKVEKHRQQHRRVLYADAEDPGFWTRVRLDSIRAILLTMPDPQANEIAARQLRRRNYHGLISAASRYPDEREPALAAGVDMDFNVYDEAGVGFAEHVLEALYNRQDKRTVAAPSGDAS
- a CDS encoding DsbC family protein is translated as MKLFTKTIGLLSGLAVAGVVQAADDAAVRQGIARQLDSMVDNAKVTNVNPAPVPGWYEVTLGPRLLYVSADAHYAFYNGSLMDLKENRDLSEAPRLAARASALHAMAGKTIDFLPKGKPEYSIYVFTDTDCAYCRRMHKDIQKITDAGIAVHYLAFPRAGVNSPTYNDMVSVWCSADKRQALTQAKLGNKPPPAVCPNPVKDEFDLGLALGVQGTPAVMSDKGELLGHYFPTDTLIKLLKEGGGS
- a CDS encoding O-acetyl-ADP-ribose deacetylase produces the protein MAANLRERMFVVAADITKLQMDAIVNAANAALLGGGGVDGAIHRAAGPQLLEECKALGGCETGHAKITRGYRLPSKYVIHTVGPVWEGGAKGEPELLAACHRASLALALEHRIRKLAFPAISCGIYGYPARHAAKIALGETASFLTKHQEVEEVTFACFDEDIFWAYERAFNALI
- a CDS encoding DUF3108 domain-containing protein; the encoded protein is MLRHPFFTLLLAAAPLIAAAAEDVVPEYTATYAVALDNSPAGTLVRTLRRDAGGSYLFESETKATQGWYSLLGLAIQEKSAWTLEAGQLRPLNYSYQQSGPGGRDLTMEFDWQKGTLRQHGGKHERDTPLVPHLLDRLLYQYALTRDLTSGNPVLDYVVAEDGKIKTYHLRRAGGETLATPLGNLETIRIERRKEDSKRMTTLWCAPALHYLPVRLDHIEKNGQQTSALIQSLSTMEPPPLAIGK